A region from the Phycisphaerales bacterium genome encodes:
- a CDS encoding glycosyltransferase family 2 protein, with the protein MPIACSVILSTYNAPSLLERSLAAFAAQDTKDFEIVIADDGSRPDTKAVIDRARQDWALSITHSWHEDHGFRKCRALNLAILASTTDYLIFSDGDCLPRPDFVHTHLALATKGRFLSGGYLKLTGQVSERLTIDDALQGRATSYTHLRSLGMPRSLRYAKRLSTSSFFARLSDRITTTAPTWNGHNASCWKDDALKVNGFDERMEWGGEDREFGMRLTNAGIKGLQVRFRTPCVHLDHARGYVNDHAQRVNAQIRDETRQSKSTRTAHGITEINRATGSILDADSSLSTVASEPFARHTSPQISTP; encoded by the coding sequence ATGCCCATTGCCTGCTCGGTCATCCTCAGCACCTACAACGCCCCAAGCCTCCTCGAGCGCTCCCTCGCCGCCTTCGCCGCCCAGGACACCAAGGACTTCGAGATCGTCATCGCCGACGATGGCTCACGCCCCGACACCAAGGCCGTCATCGACCGCGCCCGCCAAGACTGGGCCCTCTCCATCACCCATTCATGGCATGAGGACCACGGCTTCCGAAAGTGCCGCGCCCTCAACCTCGCCATCCTCGCTTCCACAACCGACTACCTCATCTTCTCCGACGGCGACTGCCTCCCACGTCCCGACTTCGTCCACACCCACCTCGCCCTCGCCACAAAGGGTCGATTCCTCTCCGGCGGCTACCTCAAACTCACTGGTCAGGTCAGCGAACGCCTCACGATCGACGACGCACTCCAAGGCCGTGCAACCTCATACACCCACCTCCGCTCACTCGGCATGCCCCGAAGCCTCCGTTACGCCAAGCGACTCTCGACCTCCTCGTTCTTCGCCCGGCTCAGCGATCGAATCACAACCACAGCCCCAACCTGGAACGGCCACAACGCCTCTTGTTGGAAAGACGACGCCCTCAAGGTCAACGGCTTCGACGAACGAATGGAATGGGGAGGCGAGGACCGCGAGTTCGGCATGCGGCTCACCAACGCCGGCATCAAGGGCCTCCAGGTCCGCTTCCGCACCCCCTGCGTCCACCTCGACCACGCCCGGGGCTACGTCAACGACCACGCCCAGCGCGTCAACGCCCAGATCCGCGACGAGACCAGGCAAAGCAAATCCACGCGCACGGCCCACGGCATCACCGAAATCAATCGCGCGACCGGGTCGATCCTTGATGCCGATTCATCACTCTCGACCGTCGCGAGCGAACCCTTCGCGCGGCACACGTCGCCACAGATCTCGACACCGTGA
- a CDS encoding transketolase has protein sequence MSFEAAIHAQALEIDRMSLEMCASAGSGHPTSAMSLGHLVTVAMFASMRWSPDYPSYPTSDRLVLSEGHAVPAVYAAAAKLGVMVGVGDAKRKLKVEDLASLRMGTSVLEGHPNPMEGFSFFDAATGSLGQGLSVAAGIGEGARLDKIDKRVFCIVGDGESREGQIAEAMDYIVDRKLTNVLTIFNCNEYGQADRVSAQQSPEVLAAKLEAAGFQVKTIDGHNPTQIKAAFDAFSEVSKSTTGKPMAIVAKTVKGWGAPSIQGNGWHGKPPTGESLKRAIGELDERRIELTSALSPADQFTIQPPAEIKPKPSAEVEIPSLSAMMKSMDMESAMHSGSMATRRAYGIGLRALGKASDRIVVLDADVSNSTFAETFRKDPALASRFMECKIAEQNMVSLGVGLSAAGKVPFCSTFAKFATRAYDQIEMAIYSGANLKIIGSHCGVTLAADGPSQMALPDVAWFRSFTTMRDHRGNPGCYILQPADAFAAYALTEVMAEYEGVCYMRTLRPETEFLYSDDAVFNLGGFEVLHEGRDIVLCAAGYMVHEANKAIELLDKAGVSATLVDLYSIPFDTDALLDIVGENNFNVMTIEDNFGGGIGSAVCDALADSGDAFTLRQMHVRRIPKSARSADEVLKMCGLTADDIKSAAMKMLGV, from the coding sequence ATGTCGTTCGAAGCCGCGATCCATGCCCAGGCTCTGGAGATTGATCGGATGTCGCTGGAGATGTGCGCGAGCGCGGGGAGCGGACACCCGACGAGCGCGATGAGCCTGGGGCACCTTGTGACGGTGGCGATGTTCGCGTCGATGCGGTGGAGCCCGGACTATCCGTCGTATCCGACGAGCGACCGGCTTGTGTTGAGCGAGGGGCACGCGGTGCCGGCGGTGTATGCGGCGGCGGCGAAACTGGGCGTGATGGTCGGCGTGGGCGACGCGAAGCGGAAACTGAAGGTTGAGGATCTCGCATCGCTGCGCATGGGAACGAGTGTTCTGGAGGGGCACCCCAACCCGATGGAAGGGTTCTCGTTCTTTGATGCGGCGACGGGCTCGTTGGGGCAGGGGCTGAGCGTGGCGGCGGGGATCGGCGAGGGGGCGCGCCTCGACAAGATTGACAAGCGCGTCTTCTGCATCGTGGGCGACGGCGAGTCGCGCGAGGGGCAGATCGCCGAGGCGATGGACTACATCGTCGATCGGAAGTTGACGAACGTGTTGACGATCTTCAACTGCAACGAGTATGGGCAGGCGGATCGCGTGTCGGCGCAGCAGTCGCCGGAGGTTCTGGCGGCGAAACTCGAGGCCGCGGGCTTCCAGGTGAAGACGATCGACGGTCACAACCCGACGCAGATCAAGGCGGCGTTCGACGCGTTTAGCGAGGTGTCGAAGAGCACGACGGGCAAGCCGATGGCGATCGTGGCGAAGACGGTGAAGGGGTGGGGCGCGCCGAGCATCCAGGGGAACGGGTGGCACGGGAAGCCCCCGACGGGCGAGTCGCTGAAGCGCGCGATCGGCGAGTTGGACGAGCGCCGGATCGAGTTGACGAGCGCGCTGTCGCCCGCGGATCAGTTCACGATCCAGCCGCCGGCGGAGATCAAGCCCAAGCCCTCGGCGGAGGTCGAGATCCCGTCGCTGTCGGCGATGATGAAGTCGATGGACATGGAGTCGGCGATGCACTCGGGGTCGATGGCGACGCGTCGGGCGTATGGCATCGGCCTGCGGGCACTGGGGAAGGCGTCGGACCGGATCGTCGTGCTCGACGCGGACGTCTCGAACTCGACGTTTGCCGAGACGTTCCGCAAGGATCCGGCGCTGGCGAGCCGGTTCATGGAGTGCAAGATCGCGGAGCAGAACATGGTGTCGCTGGGGGTCGGGCTGTCGGCGGCGGGGAAGGTGCCTTTCTGCTCGACGTTCGCGAAGTTTGCGACGCGGGCGTATGACCAGATCGAGATGGCGATCTATTCCGGGGCGAACCTGAAGATCATCGGGAGCCACTGCGGCGTGACGCTGGCGGCGGATGGGCCGAGCCAGATGGCGCTCCCCGACGTGGCGTGGTTCCGCTCGTTCACGACGATGCGCGACCACCGCGGGAACCCGGGGTGCTACATCCTTCAGCCGGCAGACGCGTTCGCGGCGTATGCGCTCACCGAGGTCATGGCGGAGTATGAGGGCGTGTGCTATATGCGGACGCTGCGCCCGGAGACCGAGTTCCTGTATAGCGATGATGCCGTGTTCAACCTCGGCGGGTTCGAAGTGCTGCACGAGGGTCGGGACATTGTGTTGTGTGCCGCGGGGTACATGGTGCACGAGGCGAACAAGGCGATCGAACTGCTCGACAAGGCGGGGGTCTCGGCGACGCTGGTGGACCTGTACTCGATCCCGTTCGACACGGACGCGCTCCTGGATATCGTGGGCGAGAACAACTTCAACGTGATGACGATCGAGGACAACTTCGGCGGCGGGATCGGCTCGGCGGTGTGCGACGCGCTGGCGGACTCGGGCGACGCGTTCACGCTGCGGCAGATGCACGTGCGTCGGATCCCCAAGAGCGCGCGGTCGGCGGACGAGGTGCTCAAGATGTGTGGGTTGACCGCGGACGACATCAAGAGCGCGGCGATGAAGATGCTGGGGGTGTGA
- the dnaN gene encoding DNA polymerase III subunit beta, which produces MKVICDRSALLEAVNAVSGAVASRTPRVQLTCAKLIATKSGKAGELALLATDAELALKLIISQVDVSQPGEALIPADKLRQIISAEEHDPTLTLETEGDTCHIRGTDAHFRVHGYPPADFPPIPDFETVVSGSAEVQKAKAVMTHPAGSLQALIGRTLFATARENSRFAYSGVLFKRDGKRLELVATDGRRLALARANLTGQAEKEAKPVSCIVPTKALSMLLKLIGDPEEQVAIAITDNQIVFSLGGRAILFSNLVEGAFPPYEDAIPRDQDKKVTFDRDVLASAVRRAAVLTNEESRGVRMSFSGKDKRLELASRAPEMGEAEIKVDVAAYEGTDIEIGFNPAFIIDALKVMNEPQVIMELKAPSKPALIKSGQDFMYVVMPVALQ; this is translated from the coding sequence ATGAAGGTGATCTGTGATCGCAGCGCGCTCCTCGAGGCCGTCAACGCCGTCTCCGGCGCTGTCGCCTCGCGCACACCCCGAGTCCAACTCACCTGCGCCAAACTCATCGCCACCAAGAGCGGCAAGGCCGGCGAACTCGCCCTCCTCGCCACCGACGCCGAACTCGCCCTCAAACTCATCATCAGCCAGGTCGACGTGTCCCAGCCCGGCGAGGCCCTCATCCCCGCCGACAAACTCCGCCAGATCATCTCCGCCGAAGAGCACGACCCCACCCTCACCCTCGAGACCGAGGGCGACACCTGCCATATCCGGGGCACCGACGCCCACTTCCGCGTCCATGGCTATCCGCCCGCCGACTTCCCCCCCATCCCCGATTTCGAGACCGTCGTCAGCGGCTCCGCCGAGGTCCAGAAGGCCAAGGCCGTCATGACCCACCCCGCGGGCAGCCTCCAGGCCCTCATCGGGCGCACCCTCTTCGCCACCGCCCGCGAGAACTCCCGCTTCGCCTACTCCGGCGTCCTCTTCAAGCGTGACGGCAAGCGCCTCGAACTCGTCGCCACCGATGGCCGCCGCCTCGCTCTCGCCCGCGCCAATCTCACTGGCCAGGCCGAGAAGGAAGCCAAGCCCGTCTCCTGCATCGTCCCCACCAAGGCCCTCTCCATGCTCCTCAAACTCATCGGCGACCCCGAGGAGCAGGTCGCCATCGCCATCACCGACAACCAGATCGTCTTCAGCCTCGGAGGGCGTGCCATTCTCTTCAGCAACCTCGTCGAGGGCGCCTTCCCGCCCTACGAGGACGCCATCCCCCGCGACCAGGACAAGAAAGTCACCTTCGACCGCGACGTCCTCGCCTCGGCCGTCCGTCGTGCCGCCGTCCTCACCAACGAGGAATCGCGTGGCGTCCGCATGAGTTTCTCGGGCAAGGACAAGCGACTCGAACTCGCCAGCCGCGCCCCGGAAATGGGCGAAGCCGAGATCAAGGTCGATGTCGCCGCCTACGAGGGCACCGACATCGAGATCGGCTTCAACCCCGCCTTCATCATTGACGCCCTGAAGGTCATGAACGAGCCCCAGGTCATCATGGAACTCAAGGCCCCAAGCAAGCCCGCCCTCATCAAGTCCGGCCAGGACTTCATGTACGTCGTCATGCCCGTCGCCCTGCAATAG
- the nuoE gene encoding NADH-quinone oxidoreductase subunit NuoE, protein MAWITKPSGTTKIERRDQPYLTPAMRDMLTTTYLPRYQKPAGALLPALHMIQHDYGWVPHQAMMEIAQFLSMSPAEVIDCASFYEEYWLRPKGKHLVQVCRSIACEFCGQPEITDAVRTKLGIDVGETTDDGTFTLIELECLGSCGTAPAMLVDHTLYENLTPAQAVEILDEYASGKKNAHAHH, encoded by the coding sequence ATGGCCTGGATCACCAAACCCTCCGGCACCACCAAGATCGAGCGTCGCGATCAGCCCTACCTCACGCCCGCGATGCGCGACATGCTCACCACCACCTACCTCCCGCGCTACCAGAAGCCCGCGGGCGCCCTCCTCCCCGCCCTCCACATGATCCAGCACGACTATGGCTGGGTGCCCCACCAGGCCATGATGGAGATCGCCCAGTTCCTCTCGATGTCCCCCGCCGAGGTCATCGACTGCGCCTCGTTCTACGAGGAATACTGGCTGAGGCCCAAGGGCAAGCACCTCGTCCAGGTCTGCCGGTCCATCGCCTGCGAGTTTTGTGGCCAGCCCGAGATCACCGACGCCGTCCGAACCAAACTCGGCATCGACGTCGGCGAGACCACCGACGACGGCACCTTCACCCTCATCGAACTCGAGTGCCTCGGTTCCTGTGGAACGGCCCCCGCCATGCTCGTGGATCACACCCTCTACGAGAATCTGACCCCAGCCCAGGCGGTCGAGATCCTCGACGAGTACGCCAGCGGAAAGAAAAACGCGCATGCGCACCACTGA
- a CDS encoding prolyl oligopeptidase family serine peptidase translates to MRTTETPGSRPSHAEWCALAMLAIVAFALVGCRGMTDPASAMSANNNGLLYTSVTVNDASHLYAVYAPREYKSNDKPWPLIIFLNGRGECGTDGQRQAAVGLFPAALGEPEAWPFVIALPQKPVAKTQWIEHDDLVMAVLRETQERFNIDPKRIYLTGLSQGGAGTWAIGAKHPDLFAALAPVCGYGDPAILTDSLKGMPIWAFHGEADNVVPPQKTRDLAAKAKALGAIVTQSYYPGVNHNSWDKAYREEDLGEWFLEHVK, encoded by the coding sequence ATGCGCACCACTGAGACTCCGGGTTCCCGCCCCTCGCATGCCGAGTGGTGCGCCCTCGCGATGCTCGCCATCGTGGCCTTCGCGCTCGTCGGCTGCCGCGGCATGACCGATCCCGCCTCCGCTATGAGCGCCAACAACAACGGCCTGTTGTACACGTCCGTCACAGTCAACGACGCCAGCCACCTCTACGCCGTCTACGCCCCGCGCGAGTACAAATCCAACGACAAGCCCTGGCCCCTCATCATCTTCCTCAATGGTCGCGGCGAGTGCGGCACCGACGGCCAGCGACAGGCCGCCGTCGGCCTCTTCCCCGCAGCCCTCGGCGAGCCGGAAGCCTGGCCCTTCGTCATCGCCCTCCCCCAGAAGCCCGTGGCCAAGACCCAGTGGATCGAACACGATGACCTCGTCATGGCCGTCCTCCGCGAAACTCAAGAGCGATTCAACATCGACCCCAAGCGGATCTATCTGACCGGCCTCTCGCAGGGCGGCGCCGGCACGTGGGCCATCGGCGCCAAGCACCCGGACCTCTTCGCCGCCCTCGCCCCGGTCTGCGGCTACGGCGACCCGGCCATCCTCACCGACTCCCTCAAAGGCATGCCCATCTGGGCCTTCCATGGCGAGGCCGACAACGTCGTCCCGCCCCAGAAGACCAGGGACCTCGCCGCCAAAGCCAAGGCCCTCGGCGCGATCGTCACCCAGTCCTACTACCCCGGCGTGAACCACAACTCGTGGGACAAGGCCTACCGCGAGGAAGACCTCGGCGAGTGGTTCCTGGAGCACGTCAAGTAG
- a CDS encoding DUF2238 domain-containing protein, with product MPARLPTPALLNLSLLVLVLAALLWSAINPHDYPTWALEVTPAVVGIAVILATHRRFPLTTLATILVAIHCLILIVGGHYTYAHVPLGEWARHSFDLSRNHYDRLGHFAQGFVPAILAREILLRKSPFARDKSRGARAWLFVVILALCMAISAIYELVEWAVAEIDSAGSQAFLGTQGDIWDTQKDMAFCGLGALAALLTLPRLHDRQLTRVALAHRAPHASTPAATQDSTAS from the coding sequence ATGCCCGCTCGCCTCCCCACACCCGCCCTTCTCAACCTCTCCCTTCTCGTCCTCGTCCTCGCGGCGCTCCTCTGGTCCGCCATCAATCCCCACGACTATCCCACCTGGGCCCTCGAGGTCACGCCCGCCGTCGTCGGCATCGCCGTCATCCTCGCGACCCACCGCCGCTTCCCCCTCACCACGCTCGCCACCATCCTCGTCGCGATCCATTGTCTCATTCTGATCGTCGGCGGGCACTACACCTACGCCCACGTCCCCCTCGGCGAGTGGGCCCGCCACTCCTTCGACCTCTCCCGCAACCACTACGACCGCCTCGGCCACTTCGCGCAAGGCTTCGTCCCGGCGATCCTCGCGCGCGAGATCCTCCTACGAAAATCCCCATTCGCGCGCGACAAATCCCGCGGCGCACGCGCGTGGCTCTTCGTCGTCATCCTCGCCCTCTGCATGGCGATCAGCGCGATCTACGAACTCGTCGAGTGGGCCGTCGCCGAGATCGACTCCGCCGGCTCCCAGGCCTTCCTCGGCACCCAGGGCGACATCTGGGACACCCAGAAAGACATGGCCTTCTGCGGCCTGGGCGCCCTCGCCGCCCTCCTCACGCTCCCGCGCTTGCATGATCGACAACTCACGCGAGTCGCACTCGCGCACAGAGCGCCGCACGCCTCAACACCGGCGGCCACGCAAGACTCGACCGCGTCCTAG
- a CDS encoding leucyl aminopeptidase family protein has protein sequence MFTAVSTANRLTPEAIVLGVFQSKSAAEPLDSKTKSLAAGLGLTAAANAAHTRKSFTAALGTTSEAPIESTRSSKSRNTADRVILLGLGSKDALTLESFRTAIAGLARALAASKATAVQLELDSALAAIKSIDAFDFAQAAGVSLGLIAWTCDEFRGTATPKTDRTRLALRASDADFHAGLSRGLALAESANIARTLSQTPPNVATPAWIADQAKKMARKTGLKCHVFEGAALTREKFEGLINVGKASENKPRMIRLEYTPKGGAKGKNAKPIVLVGKTMTYDTGGLSLKVNNGMVGMKRDKDGGCSVFGAMHAIATVIKPRRKVVAFLAAAENSVSDEAYRPDDVLTFRNGVTVEVTNTDAEGRLVLADALCYACDKENPAAIIDLATLTGGVVVALGSTFAGMWCDNDALRAQIESAAAASGERVWRLPLHQEYRDMMKSPIADIVNSNPNRKAHPIQGAAFLANFVDEKVPWCHLDIAGVHAADAPIGPFITGPTGWGVRLLANLIDNA, from the coding sequence ATGTTCACCGCCGTCTCCACCGCCAACCGCCTCACGCCCGAGGCCATCGTCCTCGGCGTCTTCCAGTCCAAGTCCGCCGCCGAGCCGCTCGACTCCAAAACCAAATCCCTCGCCGCAGGCCTGGGCTTGACCGCCGCCGCCAACGCCGCTCACACCCGCAAGTCCTTCACCGCCGCTCTCGGCACAACCTCCGAAGCCCCCATCGAATCCACCAGGTCCTCCAAGTCCCGCAACACAGCCGACCGCGTCATCCTCCTCGGCCTCGGCTCCAAGGACGCCCTCACCCTCGAGTCCTTCCGCACCGCGATCGCCGGCCTCGCCCGCGCCCTCGCCGCCAGCAAAGCCACCGCCGTCCAACTCGAACTCGACTCCGCCCTCGCCGCCATCAAGTCCATCGACGCATTCGACTTCGCCCAGGCCGCCGGCGTGTCCCTCGGCCTCATCGCCTGGACCTGCGACGAGTTCCGTGGCACCGCTACCCCCAAGACAGACCGCACGCGCCTCGCCCTCCGCGCCTCCGACGCCGACTTCCACGCTGGGCTGTCGCGGGGCCTCGCCCTCGCCGAGTCCGCCAACATCGCACGCACCCTCAGCCAGACGCCCCCCAACGTCGCCACACCCGCCTGGATCGCCGACCAGGCCAAGAAAATGGCCCGGAAAACAGGCCTCAAGTGCCACGTCTTCGAGGGAGCCGCGCTCACAAGAGAAAAGTTCGAGGGCCTCATCAACGTCGGCAAAGCCAGCGAGAACAAGCCCCGCATGATCCGACTCGAGTACACACCCAAGGGCGGGGCGAAAGGAAAGAACGCCAAGCCCATCGTCCTCGTCGGCAAGACCATGACCTATGACACCGGTGGCCTCTCGCTGAAGGTCAACAACGGCATGGTCGGCATGAAGCGCGACAAGGACGGCGGCTGCTCCGTCTTTGGCGCCATGCACGCCATCGCCACCGTCATCAAGCCCCGCCGCAAGGTCGTCGCCTTCCTCGCCGCCGCCGAGAACTCCGTCTCCGATGAGGCCTACCGCCCCGATGATGTCCTCACCTTCCGCAACGGCGTCACCGTCGAAGTCACCAACACCGACGCCGAAGGCCGACTCGTCCTCGCCGACGCCCTCTGCTACGCCTGCGACAAGGAAAACCCCGCCGCCATCATCGACCTCGCCACGCTCACCGGCGGCGTGGTCGTCGCCCTCGGCTCCACCTTCGCCGGCATGTGGTGCGACAACGACGCGCTTCGCGCCCAGATCGAGTCCGCGGCCGCCGCCTCGGGCGAACGCGTCTGGCGGCTCCCCCTCCACCAGGAATACCGCGACATGATGAAGAGCCCCATCGCGGACATCGTCAACAGCAACCCCAACCGCAAGGCCCACCCCATCCAGGGCGCCGCCTTCCTCGCCAACTTCGTCGACGAGAAAGTCCCCTGGTGCCACCTCGACATCGCCGGCGTCCACGCCGCCGACGCGCCGATAGGCCCCTTCATCACCGGCCCCACAGGCTGGGGCGTCCGACTCCTCGCCAACCTCATCGACAACGCGTAA
- a CDS encoding HIT domain-containing protein, with amino-acid sequence MTTPKPDANSPASLQAPWRLEYLESLGAKESEKAVGSFLRAYFLEPSRDIENHVVARTADTIVDSVSRRDGGMILLNAFPYANGHLLVALGEARATLLDYDEAQRAALWRLVERAADLMRRTLQPQGLNIGINEGRAAGAGVPDHLHVHLVPRWGGDVNFMTVVGQVRVIPAALEAMARRYRDEMAKETNGQISK; translated from the coding sequence ATGACGACGCCGAAGCCCGATGCGAACTCGCCCGCGTCTTTGCAGGCGCCGTGGCGATTGGAGTATCTCGAGTCGTTGGGAGCGAAGGAGAGCGAGAAGGCGGTCGGGTCGTTCCTGCGGGCGTATTTCCTGGAGCCCTCGCGTGATATCGAGAACCACGTGGTCGCGCGGACGGCGGACACGATTGTGGACAGTGTGTCGCGGCGTGACGGCGGGATGATCCTGCTCAACGCGTTCCCGTATGCGAATGGGCATCTGCTGGTCGCGCTGGGCGAGGCGAGGGCGACGCTACTCGACTATGACGAGGCGCAGCGGGCGGCGCTGTGGCGACTGGTCGAGCGGGCGGCGGACCTCATGCGGAGGACGCTGCAGCCCCAGGGGTTGAACATCGGGATCAACGAGGGTCGGGCGGCGGGGGCGGGCGTGCCGGACCATCTGCATGTGCACCTGGTGCCCCGGTGGGGCGGCGACGTGAACTTCATGACGGTGGTGGGGCAGGTGCGGGTAATCCCCGCGGCGCTGGAGGCGATGGCGCGTCGCTATCGCGACGAAATGGCCAAAGAGACAAATGGCCAAATTTCCAAATAG
- a CDS encoding TetR/AcrR family transcriptional regulator: MSRLPAAERREQLLDVAAELFARAGYARATTAELAKAAGVTEPIIYRHFSSKRDLFVDLIERTAKRTLEHWEQHLAGAKDAAERLKRLIGDNPMVSDYGRESYRVFLQAITEVEDAKIKEAVSRHIGELHAFLKKEIERAQGERRVTKALSAEMIAWLLIDIGMGYGVLAAMGVPGQGVDAKGRHVQDVLERLLVGRGE, translated from the coding sequence ATGAGCCGTTTGCCGGCCGCCGAGCGGCGGGAGCAACTTCTGGACGTGGCGGCGGAGTTGTTCGCTCGGGCGGGGTACGCGCGGGCGACGACGGCGGAACTCGCCAAGGCCGCGGGCGTGACCGAGCCGATCATCTATCGGCACTTTTCGAGCAAGCGTGACTTGTTCGTGGACCTGATCGAGCGGACGGCGAAGCGGACGCTGGAGCACTGGGAGCAGCACCTCGCGGGGGCGAAGGACGCGGCCGAGCGGCTCAAGCGGCTGATCGGGGACAACCCGATGGTGAGCGATTACGGGCGCGAGAGTTATCGCGTGTTTCTGCAGGCGATCACGGAGGTCGAGGACGCGAAGATCAAGGAGGCGGTGTCGCGGCACATCGGCGAGTTGCACGCGTTCCTGAAGAAGGAGATCGAGCGGGCGCAGGGGGAACGGCGGGTGACCAAGGCGCTCTCGGCGGAGATGATCGCGTGGCTGCTCATTGACATCGGGATGGGCTATGGCGTGCTGGCGGCGATGGGCGTGCCGGGGCAGGGGGTCGACGCGAAGGGGCGGCACGTGCAGGATGTTTTGGAGCGGCTCTTGGTGGGGCGGGGGGAATAG
- a CDS encoding GIY-YIG nuclease family protein: MMATKAEIIAAIRRTASENGGAPLGWKRFLTSTGIKESEWLGVYWARWSDAIQEAGLEPNHRSTAVADDVRLSEYARICAELGRLPTVEETKLHVKDGTRNMPSLGVSTRRYGGRRNMIVKLREYCDHRPEYSAVVALCDVYLAQVRTPIEVVNTESVSIGYVYLFRLGNSTKFKLGCSKNELRRLGEISVELPEEAVSIHSIKTDDMYGVEAYWHNRFKNKRLNGEWFNLNSSDVAAFKRWKKIF, encoded by the coding sequence ATGATGGCAACAAAGGCTGAGATCATTGCTGCGATCAGACGAACAGCCTCGGAAAATGGCGGCGCCCCTCTTGGCTGGAAGCGATTCTTGACGTCCACAGGTATAAAGGAGTCCGAGTGGCTTGGCGTGTATTGGGCTCGCTGGAGTGATGCGATCCAAGAAGCGGGCCTTGAGCCGAATCATCGAAGTACTGCCGTTGCAGACGATGTGAGGCTAAGTGAGTACGCACGGATATGCGCTGAACTCGGCCGACTACCAACTGTTGAAGAGACAAAGCTTCATGTAAAAGACGGCACTAGAAACATGCCGTCCCTAGGAGTGTCAACCAGGCGGTATGGTGGTAGACGAAACATGATCGTGAAACTCCGGGAATACTGCGATCATCGACCAGAGTACTCGGCGGTCGTGGCCCTCTGCGACGTATACCTCGCACAGGTGCGTACTCCGATCGAGGTAGTTAACACTGAGAGCGTTTCTATCGGATATGTTTACCTTTTTAGGCTTGGCAATTCAACAAAATTCAAACTCGGTTGCTCAAAGAATGAACTGAGACGGCTTGGCGAAATCTCTGTTGAACTGCCTGAAGAAGCCGTATCAATCCACTCGATCAAAACCGATGACATGTACGGTGTTGAGGCCTACTGGCACAATCGCTTCAAGAACAAGCGATTGAACGGCGAGTGGTTCAATCTGAACTCTTCTGATGTCGCCGCCTTCAAGAGGTGGAAGAAAATTTTCTAG